CTCACCCACGACCCGAAGCTGGACGATCTCGCGCTGATGGAGGCACTGAAAACGGAGGCGTTCTACGTCGGCGCCATCGGCTCGCGCGCCAACAATGCGCGGCGCCGCGAGCGCCTGCGCGAATTCGACCTCACCGAGGCCCAGATCGCGAAGCTGCACGGTCCCATCGGCCTGTACATCGGCAGCAAGACGCCGTACGAGATCGCGGTGTCGATCCTCGCCGAGCTGACGGCGGTGAAAAACGGCGTACCGCTGCCGGCGCAGATGTCGGTCGAACACGGGAAGGCGCTGGCGGCCTAGCGTTCGATCAGCAGCAGGGCCGCCAGCACGAACATCGTCGCCCCCGTAAAAGCTTCGACGGCGCGCCAGACCACGGGCCGCGCCAGCACGAACGCGCAGCGGCGCGCGCCCAGTCCCAGCGCGGAAAACCACAGCAGCGACGCCGTCATCGCGCCCGCCGCGAACGACGCGCGGTGACCGGCCGCGAGACTGCTGCCGACGGCACCCAGCAGCACGACGGTATCCAGATACACGTGCGGATTCAGCAGCGACATCGCGAGCACGATGCCCAGCGCGCGCGCGGCGGTCGCTGCGGCCTGTCCGCCGCCGGCAGCCGGTGCCGCCGAGCCGCGCCAGCAACTCGCCAGACAACGTA
This genomic stretch from Massilia putida harbors:
- a CDS encoding LysE/ArgO family amino acid transporter; the protein is MFSQPIFLQGLGMGASLIMPIGAQNAHVIRTGVAGRHVVLTVACCILIDVVLIALGMSGFGALIEQSPALLLAARWGGGAFLLWYGVRCLASCWRGSAAPAAGGGQAAATAARALGIVLAMSLLNPHVYLDTVVLLGAVGSSLAAGHRASFAAGAMTASLLWFSALGLGARRCAFVLARPVVWRAVEAFTGATMFVLAALLLIER